In Chiloscyllium plagiosum isolate BGI_BamShark_2017 unplaced genomic scaffold, ASM401019v2 scaf_2295, whole genome shotgun sequence, the DNA window GCCGAGAGCTGGCTGAAGTGAAACACAACCGTGCGGTCAACCACAGANNNNNNNNNNNNNNNNNNNNNNNNNNNNNNNNNNNNNNNNNNNNNNNNNNNNNNNNNNNNNNNNNNNNNNNNNNNNNNNNNNNNNNNNNNNNNNNNNNNNNNNNNNNNNNNNNNNNNNNNNNNNNNNNNNNNNNNNNNNNNNNNNNNNNNNNNNNNNNNNNNNNNNNNNNNNNNNNNNNNNNNNNNNNNNNNNNNNNNNNNNNNNNNNNNNNNNNNNNNNNNNNNNNNNNNNNNNNNNNNNNNNNNNNNNNNNNNNNNNNNNNNNNNNNNNNNNNNNNNNNNNNNNNNNNNNNNNNNNNNNNNNNNNNNNNNNNNNNNNNNNNNNNNNNNNNNNNNNNNNNNNNNNNNNNNNNNNNNNNNNNNNNNNNNNNNNNNNNNNNNNNNNNNNNNNNNNNNNNNNNNNNNNNNNNNNNNNNNNNNNNNNNNNNNNNNNNNNNNNNNNNNNNNNNNNNNNNNNNNNNNNNNNNNNNNNNNNNNNNNNNNNNNNNNNNNNNNNNNNNNNNNNNNNNNNNNNNNNNNNNNNNNNNNNNNNNNNNNNNNNNNNNNNNNNNNNNNNNNNNNNNNNNNNNNNNNNNNNNNNNNNNNNNNNNNNNNNNNNNNNNNNNNNNNNNNNNNNNNNNNNNNNNNNNNNNNNNNNNNNNNNNNNNNNNNNNNNNNNNNNNNNNNNNNNNNNNNNNNNNNNNNNNNNNNNNNNNNNNNNNNNNNNNNNNNNNNNNNNNNNNNNNNNNNNNNNNNNNNNNNNNNNNNNNNNNNNNNNNNNNNNNNNNNNNNNNNNNNNNNNNNNNNNNNNNNNNNNNNNNNNNNNNNNNNNNNNNNNNNNNNNNNNNNNNNNNNNNNNNNNNNNNNNNNNNNNNNNNNNNNNNNNCCCCGGtcccccccctccctctctccccgtGTCCTGACCATGTTGCTGTTCCCACAGCGGTGCTGACTCCATGAAAGGCTGTCCATCCAGGACTGGTTGCAGTTCCTCAGTGGTGACCCGGGACACCTGCTGGCTCAGGACTGACCTGTTTGTTCGATTCATCGACAGGCGTTTCAAACAAGGGAGATATTACAACTCAAAGGTACAGGGAGCCCGTCAGGATCCGCACAGAGACAGTAACACACCCGGCCAATGGGGGGGGGTTTACCCTGtctctaaccccctgtccctgggaatggggggtcagtgtagagggagctttactcggtatctaaccccctgtccctgggagtcgggaacagtgtagagtgagctttactctgtatctaaccccctgtccctgggagtggggggacagtgtagagggagctttaccctgtctctaaccccctgtccctggcagtgggggacagtgtagagggaggtttactcggtatctaaccccctgtccctgggagtcgGGAAcagggtagagggagctttacccggtatctaaccccctgtccctgggagtgggggacagtgtagagggagctttactctgtatctaaccccctgtccctgggagtcgGGAAcagggtagagggagctttactctgtatctaaccccctgtccctgggagtgggggacggtgtagagggagctttactgtgtatctaaccccccgtccctgggagtgtttgatgggggggggggcagtgtagagggagttttccCCAGTGTGTAACCCTGTACAGAATGTACCATGCTGCTTGTGTATTGGAACCGGCCCCTGTCCCTGGCATGATGTGAACAGTTGGCTGTGGTTCCCCCTGTCTGCTCCAGGTGACCATTCAGGATGTACTTGGCTATGATTCCTGTGTATGTCGCACAGAGGACGGACACCTTCTGGAAGGTACAGCTCTTCACTCactcgcacactctctcacactgtgtccctgtctccctctccccccccagcgctgtgggagggtcagcgctgtgggagggtcagcgctgtgggagcgggcgctgtgggcggatcagtgctgagggagtgggtgctgtgggagggtcagcgctgagggagtgggtgctgtgggagggtcagcgctgaaggagtgggcgctgtgggagggtcagtgctgaagaagCGGGCgctgtgggtcagtgctgagggagcgggcgctgtgggagggtcagcgctgagggagcgagcgctgagggagcgggcgctgtgggagggtcagcgctgaagaagtgggcgctgtgggagggtcagtgctgaaggagtgggcgctgtgagagggtcagtgctgaggcagcgggcgctgtgggtcagtgctgagggagcgggcgctgtgggagggtcagcgctgagggagtgggcgctgagggagggtcagtgagaagTGTTGAGTGCAGAATTGGGGCATACCCTTCCCTGATGTTGATGCTCGgggcacaggaagatcccacgCTGCACCGTTGGTCCCGGGGAGAGAGGAGATCTGCTTTGAAATGGTTTGGCCTCTTTCTCTCCTCCTATTCCCGATTCTCCCTTCCTGCAGGGATCAAACAGTCCATGTTGGAGACCGTCATTCCCAAGAAGGATTCGGATTATGTCATGGTGGTTCTGGGCCGACATAAGGGTCAGGTGAGCGGGAATATCCATCCAGGCTTCACTTCGGAGGCAGAGCGATCCTGGTTcctttcattccacacaccacggaatatcccacccaaacacatCCCAGTTCCCACTCCCTTTAttatcccacccaaacacatCCCAGCTCCCACTCTTTGATATCCCACCCAGNNNNNNNNNNNNNNNNNNNNNNNNNNNNNNNNNNNNNNNNNNNNNNNNNNNNNNNNNNNNNNNNNNNNNNNNNNNNNNNNNNNNNNNNNNNNNNNNNNNNNNNNNNNNNNNNNNNNNNNNNNNNNNNNNNNNNNNNNNNNNNNNNNNNNNNNNNNNNNNNNNNNNNNNNNNNNNNNNNNNNNNNNNNNNNNNNNNNNNNNNNNNNNNNNNNNNNNNNNNNNNNNNNNNNNNNNNNNNNNNNNNNNNNNNNNNNNNNNNNNNNNNNNNNNNNNNNNNNNNNNNNNNNNNNNNNNNNNNNNNNNNNNNNNNNNNNNNNNNNNNNNNNNNNNNNNNNNNNNNNNNNNNNNNNNNNNNNNNNNNNNNNNNNNNNNNNNNNNNNNNNNNNNNNNNNNNNNNNNNNNNNNNNNNCACAATCTGAGAATATTCTCTCTCCCACTGATCTCACtcagtctaatcccactctccccccacactccccactccctttaatatcccactcCCTCTCTTATtcactctccctctgtctctccgcTCTCTCTgatgctctctccctctctccccctgtGTACCTGCTGTAGGTGGCCCGGATCCTGCAGAGGGATAAGGAGCTGTGCCAGGCGGTGGTGCAGTTACAGCGGGGGGATGAGCCCGTTCTGAAGCTGCCTTACGATGCCATCTGCCAGTACGTGGGGGGTACAGACGATGACTGAGGACtccccctctcctcccctccTCCCTGAGCTAGTCACCAGCCTCTGGCTCCAGCCCGCTCCGAGCGTGTGTGTCCCCATTCCGCAGAGATCCGTAGACCCTCTCGATCCACCACTGTGCTGTTAACTGCTGTCTCCCTCCGAGTCCCAGCACGGTTTGGGAGCTGCTGAATTAATCTGATCAATTAATGCCTGTGTGTCTCTCAGCGAGTGGGAAGACAGATTTCTCCCAAATATATGAACAGGGAAGAGCACGGAGTCTCCCTGCCTCCCTTTCTCCCCCCTCTCCCCTTGTCCTCGTCCCCTGTCCGTCCCCCTCCCCTCGCCTTTCATTTTCTGGTTGGGATGTTTGCTGTTCCATGTTAAACGCCCCAGCCTGACCACAAACCCCGCATGATCCCAACGGCCTCCCGGTTTTCCCTCCTGGTGATCCGCTGAGTGGGAAACCAGGATCGCCGGAGGGCTCCATTCAGTGAGGGTTGTTGGGAGCTTGCTGGGGAGTCAGTCAGGAGTTTTGTGCTGTgcgtctctgtctgtctgtctgtctgtgtgtgcgtgcgcgcgtgTCTCTTTGGAAGAAGGTGGCAGCAATGGTGGGGGGAGCCTCTCCAGGAGGAGGCGCTGTTGGAACCGTAGCCCGTCACTGACTGCCCATGGCCTCGGAGCATGTATGGAGGTGACCCGCCCGCCCGCCCGGGAACAGGAAGCTGGTCTCTGCCCCCTGTTGGCGTTAAGACATTGGTGGACTGAGGAGCGGGTGGGGCTGCAGATCCCACCACCCTGGCCCCTCGGGAATGGCCCCAGCTTTCCGTCAGTGGGTGAGGTGCCCGAGCAGCAGAGGGAGTTGGAGGAGGGCGGTGCGTCACTCCGGACCTCAGTGCCCCTGCGCTGTGGCAGGAGCGCAGGTCCCTCCTCGTGTTCCGACCTCTCGGAAGCTGACCCGAAGCGGTGGACTCAGTCGCTGTGTTTCCGGAACTGGGGAGGACCGTTGGGAACGAAAGCAGGGGCTGAGAGTATCCCCCACTCGGAGAGTGACGAACCTTGGAATTCTCTGGCCCTGTGGACGTTCGGTCTTGAAACGTCACCTTTCGGATTTGCCTCTGAGAAGCTAAATTTAAAAAGCACGCAAAAGGCCTGACTCCAGTGGACTGGGGCCCCTTCATTTGTCTGTGCTGGGCATCCCACTGTGATTTCATCGCCAAAAACTCAGAGAACTGCAATAACGGCTTCACATCTCACCCACTGTCTGTTTTCCCCGTCCTGTTTCTGCCCTGACGTGTTCACGTTCTCATTCCAGGGGGTGGTCAACTCAACCTTTTGTCATGTGTTTAAGTTTGTGTATAATAAATACATTATTTGGTAACTCTTTACACCTGACGTCAGCAACGTTTCCTGGGACAGTAGTCAAGGATAGCAAAGCCATCAGTTTACTTTCTCAGGGGAGCGCCTGCTGCGTTCCTTGTGTCATGTCAGAGAACATCAGTCCATCTCTTTGTTCTTGGGTCGAGTCACTCCCTCAGCCCACTCCCCAAAACCAGGCACTGAGCTCATAAATCAAACGGGATAGAGTTTATTCCTGgctgccccctcccctcccctcccctccctcccagcAGCAGGCTCAGTCAAAGTCCCACTCCCAAATGGCTCGGTTCACAGTAAAGGGTCCGCTGGGTGCCTGGTTTGCTGAAGAGTTCAGAGGGTCCAAGGTTTCAGCCAGTGTTGCAGTCCCTTCACCAGACcgctgtgtgtgtgggggtgtgggtaAGCACACTCACCCACCCCGTGTCGCTGGCCCAGCCTGTCTCACTGATACTGTCCGTAGCTGCGGTAGGAGACAGAGGCATCTTTCGGAGGGAGGTGGCTGGGATCCTCCAGGATTGGGCTGGCTGTGGGGAGGCAGACAGCAGCGAGTCAGAGAGACCGAGGGGGGGCACATCAGCTACCCTCACTGTCCCCCACACCAAAACCCTCACCGTCCCCCTCCGCACTCACCCATTTCCCCACGTACCACTGCGCGAGTATCCCCTCACCGGCTAAATGACCTCCTCTCCTGTTCCCGAGTAACAGGCTCGAGGAGAGGGCGAGGGAAGGGGCTGAGGGAAGGAAGTGGGGTGAGCTGGATTAGAGAGGGATGGCGATGACAGGGAGGTGGGTTGGCTGGACTGGGGGGGTACTCACGGTTCTGAAACTGCTGGGCGGTGTATCTGGTCAGCAAGATCCCAACCCCTTCGATCAGCGCCAGGAGAATGCCCCCCATCGTGGCCGAGCCAACCATAGCAAGTGGACcacctgacagagagagagagagagaacaggctGCATTAACATGGGCGACAGTTCCCCCATCACTGTCCTGGAATattaccaccaccaccctccccagGGTGGGCGAGCTCAAGTCTATCCGGCGCGCTTTTAAGGTGCGGGTGGAAAGACTTGACGATAAAAAAAAACACGAGgatcatttttcttttcataCAGAGTGGTCCCTGTGAGATGGTAACCCCCTCACCGGGGTGAGGGAGACCCCAGGGCTAACTGAAGGGGCTTTCAGGGACTTCATTATCCCCCTCTCCCCcgccccagggggaaaagaccttgtctatttaccctatccatgtccccctcatgattttataaacctctagttctggactcccccaccgcagggggaaaagaccttgtctatttaccctatccacgctcccctcagcttccgacgctccagggaaaacagccccggcctgtttagcctctccctatagctcaaaccctccaaccctggcaacatccttgtcaatcttttctgaaccctttcaagttccacaacatctttctcgataggaaggggaccagaattacacgcaatattccaacagtggcctaaccaatgtcctgtacagccacaacatgacctcctaactcctgtactcaatactctgaccaataaaggaaagcataccaaacgcctccttcactatcctatcactatcctatctacctgcgactccaggagctatgaacctgcactccaaggtctctttgttcagcaacactccccaggaccttcccattaagtgtataagtcttggaGGGAGGGGAATCAAACATCACCGCTGTGACAACACACAGGAGCATGCAGGGAGCGAGGATTGGTCAGCTCACCGCTGGATGGTGGTCGGACGATcgggaggtgaggtgagagacCCCCTTCTCTCCGCCAACGtttgtccctggcactgtgcagaAGGATGGAGGCAGCACCTCACGCGATAGAGCGCCCCCTCGGGATCACAAGAAAGATATTCCAGGTGACCCGGAAACTGGCGGGAGCGTCGTCTGGCACCATGCCCGGGAGGAGTACAGGCGAGCGGGATAGATGCCCCATCGTGGAGAGATACAACCCTCGCCAGTCTGTGCCCACCCTCATCCCAAACTAGACCAGTCCCACACCAGACTGACACCGGGCACAGGGctgtactacacacacacacacccccatggGACTGTACCAACACACACCCCCATGGGACTCCATGGGACTgtaccatcacacacacacacacatccccatgGGACTgtaccatcacacacacacacacacccccccatGGGACTGTaccaacacacacacccccatGGGACTGTAccatcacacacacgcacacacacccccATGGGACTGTaccaacacacacacccccatGGGACTgtaccatcacacacacacacacacccccatggGACTgtaccatcacacacacacacacaccc includes these proteins:
- the gpkow gene encoding G-patch domain and KOW motifs-containing protein, with protein sequence MKGCPSRTGCSSSVVTRDTCWLRTDLFVRFIDRRFKQGRYYNSKVTIQDVLGYDSCVCRTEDGHLLEGIKQSMLETVIPKKDSDYVMVVLGRHKGQVARILQRDKELCQAVVQLQRGDEPVLKLPYDAICQYVGGTDDD